Within the Bacillus sp. FSL K6-3431 genome, the region CAAGCTTCCTAATAGAAGGAAGGGCTGACTTTTCAACGAGTTCCCCCCGTAAAATTTGTTCTTTTAGCTGATCTTTAATTTGGATGTAAATCGGCTGGCCATTATTGTTGGAAATGATGACATTCATCTGAACACCTACAATATTTTTTATTTATAGAATGAGAAAATTAATTCTTTGTTTCTTTAAAACAATCTTTACAAATAATTTCACTTTTCTTTTGCAAAAACGCTTTAATTTCTACCATTACTTTGTGTTTTGGATAATTTAATTTAGCGTATACTTCTTCACTTTCTTGTATTTCTCTTTCGCATCGTGAACAGATTGCTTTTTTAAACATGAAAATTACCCCTCTTTATTTTTTATTTTACCAACTGTTAATATTCAATATATACAGTAATAACGGTAATGTCAAACACAATATACGAATTTTTATTGACAATTTGTTATAGTTAAATCA harbors:
- a CDS encoding Fe3+ hydroxamate ABC transporter substrate-binding protein — its product is MFKKAICSRCEREIQESEEVYAKLNYPKHKVMVEIKAFLQKKSEIICKDCFKETKN